A segment of the Brevibacterium zhoupengii genome:
GATCGTCTCCCGGATATCGCGGGGCACGCCGATGCGCTTGCCCGCTCGGAGATTGGCCGGGATCGCCGCCACCGAGGAGGACGTGCCCAAGGAGATCGCCGTCGGTTCGATGATGTTCGACCAGAACGCAGAGATCCCGCGCCGGCCGCCAGCGAGGAAGGCATAGAGGGTGAAGGCGACAACGAAGTAGACGATGGCCACGGGGTAGTAGACGAGGAAGGCGCGGACGTAGTCACCGACCAGCTGTGCCCCGAGCTCACCGATCAGAGCTGCGAAGTAGGCGCCCAGGCCGATCGGGGCGTAGTACATGATGATCGAGGTGAATTTGAGGAAGACCTCGGACCCGGAATGGAGGAACTGGGCGAAGGGTTTGCCGGCCGCACCGATCTTGGAGGTGGCGATGCCGACGATGACGGCGAAGACGATCAGGGCGAGCATGTGCTCGGCGGAGAGGATCTTCGAGAAGTCATCGACAACGAAGGTCGACACTAGCTGATCACCGATCGACCCGACCTCCTCGACGTCCTCGGGTTGGGTCATCTCGACCTTGACGCCCTCGGTGGCCTTGGTGATCCACAGGGCCGCGATCATCACGAACGAGGCGATGATGCCGGTGATGGCGAAGATGCCGAGCATGCTGCCAAGGATCTTGCCCAGCCTGGTGGCCGAGGACATGCTCGCCACCGCCGAGGAGATGGAGAAGAAGACCAGCGGCACGACGAGGGTGAACATCATGTTGATGAACAGTGTGCCGAAGGGTCTGATGACCGTGGCCTTCTCGCCGAAGATCAGCCCGATGATCGCACCGATGACGACGCCGGTGAGGATGAGCAGCGGAAACCGATAGTTGCGCAGGATCTGGCCGAGCCTCGATGTCGATTGTGGTGGGGTGCTGTCGTTCGAACTGTTCGTACTGGTGGCTGAAGGGCCAGTGTTGTTGGGCATGAGGAGCGACCTTTCCGGGAATATCTCACCTGCGCGGCAGCCCATGGTGACAAGGAGAACTGCCCAGGAGATCCTAGTGGAAAGAGCGACCTCGGGCCGGACCGGTCCAAACACCTGTACTTAACGATCAATTAGTTTAGACTGAGCTCCGTGAACGATCAGAACCTGGACAATGTTGTCCCACCGGCCACCACCGACTCTCTGCTCTCGGCGGCAGACATTCAGTTCCTCCTCTATGACTGGCTGCACGTCGACGCATTCTGCGAACGCGAGCGATTCGCCGGACATTCCCGTGAGACCTTCGACTCGGTGCTGGCCGCCAGCGAAGAACTGGCCAAGGAGCACTTCGCTCCGCACGCCAGAAAGTCCGATCTCAACGAACCCACCTTCGACGGTGAGCGCGTCACCCTCATCCCCGAGATCAAGACCGCTCTCGACCGCTTCGCCGAGGTCGGATTGCTCTCGGCGACCATGGACGAAGAAGTCGGAGGCATCCAACTGCCCCAGACCGTGGCCACGGCCTGCTTCACCTGGTTCCAAGCGGCCAATATCGCGACCTCGAGCTACCCGATGCTGACCATGGCCAATGCGAGCCTGCTGCTCGAATACGGGACGCAGGAACAGATTGAGACCTTCGTCCTCCCCGAGATCGAAGGCAGATTCTTCGGCACCATGTGCCTGTCCGAACCCGACATCGGTTCCTCGCTCGGAGACGTCACCACGCGTGCCGTGCCCGATCCCGAAGGGCCAGAGGGCACCTTTCGGGTGCATGGGACGAAGATGTGGATCTCCGGCGGCGACCACGAACTGTCTGAGAACATCGTCCACCTCGTCCTCGCCCGCGCCGAGGGTGACGGACCCGGAACCAAGGGGCTGAGCCTCTTCATCGTCTCCAAACACCTCGTCGACAGCGACGGCAGCATCGGCGAACGCAATGACGTCGTGCTCTCGGGACTCAACCACAAAATGGGCTGGCGCGGGACGACGAACACGCTGCTCAACTTCGGCGAGGGTACGCACACACCCCAGGGTTCAGCCGGTGCCGTCGGCTACCTCGTGGGGGAGCGCGGCAAGGGCCTGAACTACATGTTCCACATGATGAACTCCGCACGCATCGGTGTCGGCGCCGGTGCCGTCGCGCTCGGCTACCACGGCTATCTTGACGCCCTGCGCTACGCACGTGAACGCCGCCAAGGCCGCTCCGACGACGGCCGCGGCAAAGACTCCCCGCAGGTGCCGATCATCGAACACGCCGATGTGCGCCGCATGCTCCTGTCCTCGAAGAGCTACGTCGAAGGAGGCCTGGGACTCATCCTCTACGCCGCCAGACTCCTCGACGAATCCGAAACCGCTGGCACCGAGTCCGGGCGTGCTCGTGCAGCACTCCTCCTCGACGTGCTCACTCCGATCGTGAAGACCTGGCCGAGCGTCTGGGGACTGAAGGCCAATGATCACGCGATTCAGGTCCTCGGCGGAGCCGGCTACACCCGTGACCATGCCGTCGAGCAGCTCTTCCGCGACAACCGACTCAACCCGATCCATGAGGGCACACACGGCATCCAGGCCAAGGATCTCCTCGGCCGCAAAGTCATCATGGGCGGGGGAGAAGGACTGAAGGTTCTCGTGGAGGAGATGCGCTCCACCCTCGTCGAGGCGGACGCTACTACCTCATGGACTAACGAATCCGCGGCGCTGGCCGCAGCAATCGAGCGCATCGAGACCGTGACCGCCGCCGTCTGGAAGTCCGGGGATCCCGTCCATGCGTTGGAGAATGCGTGGACCTACCTCGAGGCGGTCGGGCACACGGTCATCGCCTGGCTGTGGCTGCAGCAGGGCATGGCCGCCGAGGCTGCCGCTGCGTCGCGTGGTGACTCAACGCTGCTGCGCGGCAAGATCGCGGCCGCTCGCTACTTCTTCATCCACGAACTGCCGCAGACCGAACCCTGGTTCGACCTGGTGGAGACCGGTCCGACGACGTTCACCGGACTCGACGACACCTGCTTGTGAGACTCCTGCGGCCATGAAGCCTCGGTGGAGACTTTCGCCAAAGTGATCCCCTTGCTACGGTGGCGGCACAAGCGGAATGTTTCTGTCGTTCCCACAGATCCTGTCCCGGAGCGGCGAGGCATTCGTCCAATCCGAGGAAGGAGACTGATGACTGTAATCTCACCATCGACAACCACGGATCTCTACCCCACTCGCACCGGCGAGAGGACTGAAGTCCTGGATCGCAGGGGCCCGATCGCCTACGGTTCGGTCGAACAGGGACCTCTCGATGCGAAGTCGCTGCAGCACTACGACGACAAGGGCTATCTCACCATCGACGAGCTCATCACCCCGGAGGAACTCGACACGTTCCGGGCCGAGCTGCACCGTCTAGCCAATGACCCGAAGGTCAAGGACGATGACGCCACCATTGTCGAGGCGAAGTCCAACGAAGTCAGGTCGATCTTCGACATCCACCGCAGCAACAAGATCTTCGCCAAGATCGCCAATGATCCCAGGGTAGTTGCGCGAGCCGAACAGCTGCTGGGCTCCGAGGTCTACATCCATCAGAGTCGCATCAACTACAAGCCCGGTTTCGTGGGCAAGGAATTCTCCTGGCACTCTGACTTCGAGACCTGGCATGCCGAGGATGGCATGCCCGAGCCGCGGGCCGTGAGCTTGTCGTTGTCGTTGACGGACAACTATTCGTTCAACGGGCCGCTGATGATCATGCCGGGTTCGCATCAGCGCTACATCAGCTGCGTCGGCGGCACCCCGGAGGACAACTACAAGAAGTCACTGGTCATGCAGGGCGCGGGCACCCCCGATCCGCAGACATTGAGTGACTTCGCTGACGAATACGGCATCGATGTCCTCGAGGGTCCCGCCGGTGGCGCGGTCATGTTCGACTCCAACTGCATGCACGCCTCGAACGGGAATGTCACCCCGTATTCGAGGTCGAACATCTTCATCGTCTACAACTCGGTGGAG
Coding sequences within it:
- a CDS encoding acyl-CoA dehydrogenase, which translates into the protein MNDQNLDNVVPPATTDSLLSAADIQFLLYDWLHVDAFCERERFAGHSRETFDSVLAASEELAKEHFAPHARKSDLNEPTFDGERVTLIPEIKTALDRFAEVGLLSATMDEEVGGIQLPQTVATACFTWFQAANIATSSYPMLTMANASLLLEYGTQEQIETFVLPEIEGRFFGTMCLSEPDIGSSLGDVTTRAVPDPEGPEGTFRVHGTKMWISGGDHELSENIVHLVLARAEGDGPGTKGLSLFIVSKHLVDSDGSIGERNDVVLSGLNHKMGWRGTTNTLLNFGEGTHTPQGSAGAVGYLVGERGKGLNYMFHMMNSARIGVGAGAVALGYHGYLDALRYARERRQGRSDDGRGKDSPQVPIIEHADVRRMLLSSKSYVEGGLGLILYAARLLDESETAGTESGRARAALLLDVLTPIVKTWPSVWGLKANDHAIQVLGGAGYTRDHAVEQLFRDNRLNPIHEGTHGIQAKDLLGRKVIMGGGEGLKVLVEEMRSTLVEADATTSWTNESAALAAAIERIETVTAAVWKSGDPVHALENAWTYLEAVGHTVIAWLWLQQGMAAEAAAASRGDSTLLRGKIAAARYFFIHELPQTEPWFDLVETGPTTFTGLDDTCL
- a CDS encoding dicarboxylate/amino acid:cation symporter, which encodes MPNNTGPSATSTNSSNDSTPPQSTSRLGQILRNYRFPLLILTGVVIGAIIGLIFGEKATVIRPFGTLFINMMFTLVVPLVFFSISSAVASMSSATRLGKILGSMLGIFAITGIIASFVMIAALWITKATEGVKVEMTQPEDVEEVGSIGDQLVSTFVVDDFSKILSAEHMLALIVFAVIVGIATSKIGAAGKPFAQFLHSGSEVFLKFTSIIMYYAPIGLGAYFAALIGELGAQLVGDYVRAFLVYYPVAIVYFVVAFTLYAFLAGGRRGISAFWSNIIEPTAISLGTSSSVAAIPANLRAGKRIGVPRDIRETIIPIGATIHMEGSSLSAILKIAFLFAVFGRDFFTPGNILIGIAVALLAGMVMAGIPSGGFIGELMIITLYGFPAAALPIIQIIGTVIDPPATTVNSVGDQASSMMVARVLDGKDWMDKSDDDASEESEIALAEVASTEKS
- the thpD gene encoding ectoine hydroxylase, with the protein product MTVISPSTTTDLYPTRTGERTEVLDRRGPIAYGSVEQGPLDAKSLQHYDDKGYLTIDELITPEELDTFRAELHRLANDPKVKDDDATIVEAKSNEVRSIFDIHRSNKIFAKIANDPRVVARAEQLLGSEVYIHQSRINYKPGFVGKEFSWHSDFETWHAEDGMPEPRAVSLSLSLTDNYSFNGPLMIMPGSHQRYISCVGGTPEDNYKKSLVMQGAGTPDPQTLSDFADEYGIDVLEGPAGGAVMFDSNCMHASNGNVTPYSRSNIFIVYNSVENTCVEPFAAPNPRPEFVGSTDFTPAGS